In Helicobacteraceae bacterium, one DNA window encodes the following:
- a CDS encoding AMIN domain-containing protein, with translation MKKVGVFAFFCMLVFARINPFEPIERSEDRNDTGSFPPRQFEQESISLPPSSRALKEIQITHQENDGSLSTINRKIDKSIDSRAPLRIDQPNAEKLPRQTGAFLPIEDLEDIGRIRFFTARDAMKFQTQDQLLRSFFLPRPSRVALDFNSSVPLEPISVKLTDGYFTQIELSFHETFYRVTVTLESYYPYAIERVSEGYLLGLH, from the coding sequence GTGAAAAAAGTCGGCGTATTCGCCTTTTTCTGCATGTTAGTTTTCGCGCGGATCAACCCTTTCGAGCCTATCGAGCGCTCGGAGGATCGCAACGACACGGGTTCGTTCCCGCCCCGCCAATTCGAGCAAGAGTCGATCTCGCTTCCGCCAAGCTCTAGAGCGCTAAAAGAGATACAGATAACCCATCAGGAAAACGACGGATCGCTCTCTACGATCAATCGCAAGATCGACAAGTCGATCGATTCGCGCGCGCCCCTCAGAATCGATCAGCCAAACGCCGAAAAACTGCCGCGCCAAACGGGCGCTTTTCTGCCTATCGAAGATTTGGAGGATATAGGTCGCATTCGGTTCTTTACGGCGCGCGACGCGATGAAGTTTCAAACGCAAGATCAACTGCTGCGCAGTTTCTTTCTGCCGCGTCCAAGCCGCGTCGCGCTGGATTTTAATAGCTCCGTGCCGCTAGAGCCGATCTCGGTAAAACTCACGGACGGATATTTCACGCAAATAGAGCTTAGCTTTCACGAAACCTTTTACCGCGTAACCGTTACGCTTGAAAGCTATTATCCTTACGCGATTGAAAGAGTTTCCGAAGGCTATCTGTTGGGGCTTCATTGA
- a CDS encoding shikimate kinase: MNNLVLIGFMGSGKSSVGRILAQKTARYFLDADALIESATNMKIADIFANGGEALFRAYERDLAAWLARSVSSAVISTGGGMIVSCGNLRAIGEIIYLKCDFETIAKRLKGEAEREKRPLAASIETLRDRFLQREAVYESNADRVIDANQSLGTVLEAIG, translated from the coding sequence TTGAACAATTTAGTTCTCATCGGCTTTATGGGTAGCGGCAAAAGCTCCGTAGGACGGATACTAGCGCAAAAAACCGCGCGCTATTTTCTGGACGCCGACGCGCTGATCGAGAGCGCGACAAATATGAAAATCGCCGATATTTTCGCAAACGGGGGCGAAGCGCTCTTTCGCGCATACGAGCGCGATCTCGCCGCGTGGCTCGCTCGCTCGGTAAGCTCCGCCGTAATCTCCACCGGCGGCGGCATGATCGTTTCGTGCGGGAATCTACGCGCTATCGGCGAAATTATCTATCTCAAGTGCGATTTTGAAACGATCGCGAAGCGGCTAAAGGGCGAAGCCGAACGCGAAAAGCGCCCGCTCGCCGCCTCGATAGAAACTCTGCGCGATCGATTCTTGCAACGCGAAGCTGTCTATGAGTCCAACGCCGATCGCGTTATCGACGCGAACCAAAGCCTAGGGACCGTGCTAGAGGCGATCGGGTGA